Proteins found in one Channa argus isolate prfri chromosome 7, Channa argus male v1.0, whole genome shotgun sequence genomic segment:
- the g6fl gene encoding g6f-like isoform X4, translated as MESGFLKIIFVSSMMVNSCHFGITVTIVPAAPIPQLSTLRFIASVNPDFAITKITWKAPGGISMKSEKMPNTGTVAKLPRVRNRDNGVYVCTVHPWANSSTSFFTFNVKVTVDAHNMASFTNMTYDSHVISSATPAFTLFPLTCPKVQGDYVMLYWQPPDTKENIMKPVYQYDRWRGSTVLLERSRRVAQLAGPPYNAESGNFSFLLNAGVKSGGLYSCDVFLNDNVFSQRTLLTILKVIIKDLGSKQELVCQYSEQSQVQTANWNYQNTSRQLEISNDGSGNITTTVSLPITPDTAGNYTCTLELKNGQKISTTRAVKLRMQSTGGQRWPSITKIEPPPATTSSLLPSLSALLLLVPLVAASVGVLLWRQKHISDRGIEQSLSVYSGEVENVYDNPDDIRQAPPQGSVYMDLKPRGEDDVYKELERYEQCLN; from the exons atGGAGTCTGGATttctcaaaattatttttgtgtcctCTATGATGGTAAATTCCTGTCACTTTGGCATCACAG TCACTATCGTCCCTGCTGCACCCATTCCTCAGCTCAGCACCCTGCGATTTATTGCCAGTGTTAATCCCGACTTTGCTATCACTAAAATCACCTGGAAAGCACCTGGCGGCATTTCCATGAAAAGCGAGAAAATGCCAAACACCGGCACAGTGGCTAAGCTGCCACGGGTTCGGAACAGAGACAATGGGGTCTATGTCTGTACGGTTCACCCTTGGGCTAACAGCAGTACCTCTTTTTTCACCTTCAATGTGAAGGTGACTGTTGACG CTCACAATATGGCCTCATTCACCAACATGACATATG ACAGCCATGTCATCTCCAGCGCCACTCCAGCTTTTACATTGTTTCCACTGACCTGTCCTAAGGTCCAAGGGGACTATGTCATGTTGTACTGGCAACCTCCAGACACCAAGGAGAACATTATGAAGCCTGTGTACCAGTATGACCGCTGGAGAGGTTCCACAGTGTTGCTTGAGCGAAGTAGGAGGGTGGCCCAGCTTGCTGGGCCACCCTATAATGCAGAGAGTGGAAACTTCTCCTTTCTACTCAACGCCGGGGTTAAATCCGGTGGCCTCTACAGCTGTGATGTGTTCCTCAATGACAATGTCTTCAGCCAGAGGACCCTACTCACCATACTAAAAG ttATAATCAAAGATTTAGGCTCGAAGCAGGAGTTGGTGTGCCAGTACTCTGAGCAGTCCCAGGTCCAAACTGCCAATTGGAATTACCAGAATACCAGTCGACAGCTGGAAATTTCAAACGACGGATCTGGCAATATCACCACTACTGTATCTTTACCCATCACCCCTGACACAGCTGGGAACTACACTTGCACCCTAGAACTGAAAAATGGGCAGAAGATCTCAACAACGAGAGCAGTCAAACTGAGAATGCAGTCTACAGGTGGGCAGAGATGGCCTTCTATAACAAAAATTG agCCACCACCTGCCACCACCTCCTCCCtgctcccttctctctctgctttattACTCCTGGTGCCCCTGGTTGCTGCATCTGTCGGTGTGTTGCTATggagacagaaacacatttctgatcGTG GTATTGAGCAGTCTCTGTCTGTCTACTCTGGTGAGGTAGAGAACGTCTATGACAATCCTGATGATATCAGACAG GCTCCTCCCCAGGGCTCAGTCTACATG GATTTGAAGCCAAGAGGAGAGGATGATGTCTATAAGGAACTAGAGCG ATACGAGCAGTGTCTGAACTGA
- the g6fl gene encoding g6f-like isoform X3 produces the protein MESGFLKIIFVSSMMVNSCHFGITGWDDVVVAKEGMPTTLVCTDTTVTGAVTINWTVKSLDVDEHKLILSARESGGFSGAALKPSMRLTDPKFYDTGVFSLFLVPKVEDMALYTCLMKQQGNKLKERKILLAILTVTIVPAAPIPQLSTLRFIASVNPDFAITKITWKAPGGISMKSEKMPNTGTVAKLPRVRNRDNGVYVCTVHPWANSSTSFFTFNVKVTVDAHNMASFTNMTYDSHVISSATPAFTLFPLTCPKVQGDYVMLYWQPPDTKENIMKPVYQYDRWRGSTVLLERSRRVAQLAGPPYNAESGNFSFLLNAGVKSGGLYSCDVFLNDNVFSQRTLLTILKEPPPATTSSLLPSLSALLLLVPLVAASVGVLLWRQKHISDRGIEQSLSVYSGEVENVYDNPDDIRQAPPQGSVYMDLKPRGEDDVYKELERYEQCLN, from the exons atGGAGTCTGGATttctcaaaattatttttgtgtcctCTATGATGGTAAATTCCTGTCACTTTGGCATCACAG GCTGGGACGATGTGGTTGTGGCTAAAGAGGGCATGCCCACCACTCTGGTCTGTACTGATACAACAGTGACTGGGGCTGTGACTATTAACTGGACGGTGAAGTCACTTGATGTCGATGAACATAAACTTATTCTCTCAGCCAGAGAAAGTGGAGGGTTCTCAGGTGCTGCCTTGAAGCCTTCCATGCGATTGACTGACCCTAAATTTTATGACACTGGCgttttctctctgttccttGTTCCTAAAGTGGAAGACATGGCTCTCTACACATGCTTAATGAAGCAACAAGGGAATAAACTAAAAGAGAGGAAAATCCTCTTAGCTATCCTTACAG TCACTATCGTCCCTGCTGCACCCATTCCTCAGCTCAGCACCCTGCGATTTATTGCCAGTGTTAATCCCGACTTTGCTATCACTAAAATCACCTGGAAAGCACCTGGCGGCATTTCCATGAAAAGCGAGAAAATGCCAAACACCGGCACAGTGGCTAAGCTGCCACGGGTTCGGAACAGAGACAATGGGGTCTATGTCTGTACGGTTCACCCTTGGGCTAACAGCAGTACCTCTTTTTTCACCTTCAATGTGAAGGTGACTGTTGACG CTCACAATATGGCCTCATTCACCAACATGACATATG ACAGCCATGTCATCTCCAGCGCCACTCCAGCTTTTACATTGTTTCCACTGACCTGTCCTAAGGTCCAAGGGGACTATGTCATGTTGTACTGGCAACCTCCAGACACCAAGGAGAACATTATGAAGCCTGTGTACCAGTATGACCGCTGGAGAGGTTCCACAGTGTTGCTTGAGCGAAGTAGGAGGGTGGCCCAGCTTGCTGGGCCACCCTATAATGCAGAGAGTGGAAACTTCTCCTTTCTACTCAACGCCGGGGTTAAATCCGGTGGCCTCTACAGCTGTGATGTGTTCCTCAATGACAATGTCTTCAGCCAGAGGACCCTACTCACCATACTAAAAG agCCACCACCTGCCACCACCTCCTCCCtgctcccttctctctctgctttattACTCCTGGTGCCCCTGGTTGCTGCATCTGTCGGTGTGTTGCTATggagacagaaacacatttctgatcGTG GTATTGAGCAGTCTCTGTCTGTCTACTCTGGTGAGGTAGAGAACGTCTATGACAATCCTGATGATATCAGACAG GCTCCTCCCCAGGGCTCAGTCTACATG GATTTGAAGCCAAGAGGAGAGGATGATGTCTATAAGGAACTAGAGCG ATACGAGCAGTGTCTGAACTGA
- the g6fl gene encoding g6f-like isoform X1 yields the protein MESGFLKIIFVSSMMVNSCHFGITGWDDVVVAKEGMPTTLVCTDTTVTGAVTINWTVKSLDVDEHKLILSARESGGFSGAALKPSMRLTDPKFYDTGVFSLFLVPKVEDMALYTCLMKQQGNKLKERKILLAILTVTIVPAAPIPQLSTLRFIASVNPDFAITKITWKAPGGISMKSEKMPNTGTVAKLPRVRNRDNGVYVCTVHPWANSSTSFFTFNVKVTVDAHNMASFTNMTYDSHVISSATPAFTLFPLTCPKVQGDYVMLYWQPPDTKENIMKPVYQYDRWRGSTVLLERSRRVAQLAGPPYNAESGNFSFLLNAGVKSGGLYSCDVFLNDNVFSQRTLLTILKVIIKDLGSKQELVCQYSEQSQVQTANWNYQNTSRQLEISNDGSGNITTTVSLPITPDTAGNYTCTLELKNGQKISTTRAVKLRMQSTGGQRWPSITKIEPPPATTSSLLPSLSALLLLVPLVAASVGVLLWRQKHISDRGIEQSLSVYSGEVENVYDNPDDIRQAPPQGSVYMDLKPRGEDDVYKELERYEQCLN from the exons atGGAGTCTGGATttctcaaaattatttttgtgtcctCTATGATGGTAAATTCCTGTCACTTTGGCATCACAG GCTGGGACGATGTGGTTGTGGCTAAAGAGGGCATGCCCACCACTCTGGTCTGTACTGATACAACAGTGACTGGGGCTGTGACTATTAACTGGACGGTGAAGTCACTTGATGTCGATGAACATAAACTTATTCTCTCAGCCAGAGAAAGTGGAGGGTTCTCAGGTGCTGCCTTGAAGCCTTCCATGCGATTGACTGACCCTAAATTTTATGACACTGGCgttttctctctgttccttGTTCCTAAAGTGGAAGACATGGCTCTCTACACATGCTTAATGAAGCAACAAGGGAATAAACTAAAAGAGAGGAAAATCCTCTTAGCTATCCTTACAG TCACTATCGTCCCTGCTGCACCCATTCCTCAGCTCAGCACCCTGCGATTTATTGCCAGTGTTAATCCCGACTTTGCTATCACTAAAATCACCTGGAAAGCACCTGGCGGCATTTCCATGAAAAGCGAGAAAATGCCAAACACCGGCACAGTGGCTAAGCTGCCACGGGTTCGGAACAGAGACAATGGGGTCTATGTCTGTACGGTTCACCCTTGGGCTAACAGCAGTACCTCTTTTTTCACCTTCAATGTGAAGGTGACTGTTGACG CTCACAATATGGCCTCATTCACCAACATGACATATG ACAGCCATGTCATCTCCAGCGCCACTCCAGCTTTTACATTGTTTCCACTGACCTGTCCTAAGGTCCAAGGGGACTATGTCATGTTGTACTGGCAACCTCCAGACACCAAGGAGAACATTATGAAGCCTGTGTACCAGTATGACCGCTGGAGAGGTTCCACAGTGTTGCTTGAGCGAAGTAGGAGGGTGGCCCAGCTTGCTGGGCCACCCTATAATGCAGAGAGTGGAAACTTCTCCTTTCTACTCAACGCCGGGGTTAAATCCGGTGGCCTCTACAGCTGTGATGTGTTCCTCAATGACAATGTCTTCAGCCAGAGGACCCTACTCACCATACTAAAAG ttATAATCAAAGATTTAGGCTCGAAGCAGGAGTTGGTGTGCCAGTACTCTGAGCAGTCCCAGGTCCAAACTGCCAATTGGAATTACCAGAATACCAGTCGACAGCTGGAAATTTCAAACGACGGATCTGGCAATATCACCACTACTGTATCTTTACCCATCACCCCTGACACAGCTGGGAACTACACTTGCACCCTAGAACTGAAAAATGGGCAGAAGATCTCAACAACGAGAGCAGTCAAACTGAGAATGCAGTCTACAGGTGGGCAGAGATGGCCTTCTATAACAAAAATTG agCCACCACCTGCCACCACCTCCTCCCtgctcccttctctctctgctttattACTCCTGGTGCCCCTGGTTGCTGCATCTGTCGGTGTGTTGCTATggagacagaaacacatttctgatcGTG GTATTGAGCAGTCTCTGTCTGTCTACTCTGGTGAGGTAGAGAACGTCTATGACAATCCTGATGATATCAGACAG GCTCCTCCCCAGGGCTCAGTCTACATG GATTTGAAGCCAAGAGGAGAGGATGATGTCTATAAGGAACTAGAGCG ATACGAGCAGTGTCTGAACTGA
- the g6fl gene encoding g6f-like isoform X2, translated as MESGFLKIIFVSSMMVNSCHFGITGWDDVVVAKEGMPTTLVCTDTTVTGAVTINWTVKSLDVDEHKLILSARESGGFSGAALKPSMRLTDPKFYDTGVFSLFLVPKVEDMALYTCLMKQQGNKLKERKILLAILTVTIVPAAPIPQLSTLRFIASVNPDFAITKITWKAPGGISMKSEKMPNTGTVAKLPRVRNRDNGVYVCTVHPWANSSTSFFTFNVKVTVDAHNMASFTNMTYDSHVISSATPAFTLFPLTCPKVQGDYVMLYWQPPDTKENIMKPVYQYDRWRGSTVLLERSRRVAQLAGPPYNAESGNFSFLLNAGVKSGGLYSCDVFLNDNVFSQRTLLTILKVIIKDLGSKQELVCQYSEQSQVQTANWNYQNTSRQLEISNDGSGNITTTVSLPITPDTAGNYTCTLELKNGQKISTTRAVKLRMQSTEPPPATTSSLLPSLSALLLLVPLVAASVGVLLWRQKHISDRGIEQSLSVYSGEVENVYDNPDDIRQAPPQGSVYMDLKPRGEDDVYKELERYEQCLN; from the exons atGGAGTCTGGATttctcaaaattatttttgtgtcctCTATGATGGTAAATTCCTGTCACTTTGGCATCACAG GCTGGGACGATGTGGTTGTGGCTAAAGAGGGCATGCCCACCACTCTGGTCTGTACTGATACAACAGTGACTGGGGCTGTGACTATTAACTGGACGGTGAAGTCACTTGATGTCGATGAACATAAACTTATTCTCTCAGCCAGAGAAAGTGGAGGGTTCTCAGGTGCTGCCTTGAAGCCTTCCATGCGATTGACTGACCCTAAATTTTATGACACTGGCgttttctctctgttccttGTTCCTAAAGTGGAAGACATGGCTCTCTACACATGCTTAATGAAGCAACAAGGGAATAAACTAAAAGAGAGGAAAATCCTCTTAGCTATCCTTACAG TCACTATCGTCCCTGCTGCACCCATTCCTCAGCTCAGCACCCTGCGATTTATTGCCAGTGTTAATCCCGACTTTGCTATCACTAAAATCACCTGGAAAGCACCTGGCGGCATTTCCATGAAAAGCGAGAAAATGCCAAACACCGGCACAGTGGCTAAGCTGCCACGGGTTCGGAACAGAGACAATGGGGTCTATGTCTGTACGGTTCACCCTTGGGCTAACAGCAGTACCTCTTTTTTCACCTTCAATGTGAAGGTGACTGTTGACG CTCACAATATGGCCTCATTCACCAACATGACATATG ACAGCCATGTCATCTCCAGCGCCACTCCAGCTTTTACATTGTTTCCACTGACCTGTCCTAAGGTCCAAGGGGACTATGTCATGTTGTACTGGCAACCTCCAGACACCAAGGAGAACATTATGAAGCCTGTGTACCAGTATGACCGCTGGAGAGGTTCCACAGTGTTGCTTGAGCGAAGTAGGAGGGTGGCCCAGCTTGCTGGGCCACCCTATAATGCAGAGAGTGGAAACTTCTCCTTTCTACTCAACGCCGGGGTTAAATCCGGTGGCCTCTACAGCTGTGATGTGTTCCTCAATGACAATGTCTTCAGCCAGAGGACCCTACTCACCATACTAAAAG ttATAATCAAAGATTTAGGCTCGAAGCAGGAGTTGGTGTGCCAGTACTCTGAGCAGTCCCAGGTCCAAACTGCCAATTGGAATTACCAGAATACCAGTCGACAGCTGGAAATTTCAAACGACGGATCTGGCAATATCACCACTACTGTATCTTTACCCATCACCCCTGACACAGCTGGGAACTACACTTGCACCCTAGAACTGAAAAATGGGCAGAAGATCTCAACAACGAGAGCAGTCAAACTGAGAATGCAGTCTACAG agCCACCACCTGCCACCACCTCCTCCCtgctcccttctctctctgctttattACTCCTGGTGCCCCTGGTTGCTGCATCTGTCGGTGTGTTGCTATggagacagaaacacatttctgatcGTG GTATTGAGCAGTCTCTGTCTGTCTACTCTGGTGAGGTAGAGAACGTCTATGACAATCCTGATGATATCAGACAG GCTCCTCCCCAGGGCTCAGTCTACATG GATTTGAAGCCAAGAGGAGAGGATGATGTCTATAAGGAACTAGAGCG ATACGAGCAGTGTCTGAACTGA